In one window of Dehalococcoidia bacterium DNA:
- the pdxA gene encoding 4-hydroxythreonine-4-phosphate dehydrogenase PdxA, translating into MPMPILITMGDPNGIGPEVVAKALADPPCPIERLVVVGSRPVLEKALRLVGVSLHLRTIPRLEDAGEGDGTVAVLDPEDFSPADLAPGQVSAKAGAASVNWVLLSGRLCLEGKAVGMATAPIHKEAAALAGYREVGHTELLAHLAGAPKVYTMLMTGRLRVVHLTTHRSLRRACDAVTQEAVLAAIRTTHAHFTRWGMPSARIAVAALNPHAGEGGLLGTEEIEHIAPAVAQAQKEGIACVGPLPADSVFYHAIQGRYDVVLAMYHDQGHIPVKVHGFERSVSVNLGLPFIRTSVDHGTAFDIAWQGKALATSMQEAIRTAFSLGVEGRLPLA; encoded by the coding sequence ATGCCCATGCCCATCCTCATCACCATGGGTGACCCCAATGGCATTGGGCCCGAAGTGGTGGCCAAGGCTTTGGCGGATCCCCCCTGTCCCATAGAGCGGTTGGTGGTAGTCGGCTCACGGCCGGTTTTAGAGAAGGCGTTGCGTCTCGTAGGGGTATCCTTGCACCTTAGGACTATCCCTCGGCTAGAGGATGCGGGTGAGGGGGATGGCACCGTGGCGGTGCTCGACCCCGAGGACTTCTCTCCCGCTGACCTGGCCCCCGGGCAGGTGTCGGCCAAGGCGGGGGCGGCCAGCGTGAACTGGGTGCTCCTATCCGGACGCCTTTGCCTGGAGGGGAAGGCTGTGGGCATGGCCACGGCTCCGATTCATAAAGAGGCGGCCGCCTTGGCGGGCTACCGGGAGGTGGGTCATACGGAGCTGCTGGCACACCTGGCCGGCGCCCCTAAGGTCTACACCATGCTCATGACGGGCCGTTTGCGGGTGGTCCACTTGACTACCCATCGCTCCCTCCGTCGGGCGTGTGACGCCGTGACCCAGGAGGCGGTGCTGGCGGCCATCCGCACCACCCATGCGCACTTCACCCGCTGGGGGATGCCCTCGGCCCGCATCGCTGTGGCCGCGTTGAATCCCCACGCCGGTGAAGGGGGCCTGTTGGGGACGGAGGAGATAGAACACATCGCCCCCGCGGTCGCCCAAGCCCAGAAAGAGGGCATCGCCTGCGTCGGCCCGTTGCCTGCGGACAGCGTGTTCTATCACGCCATTCAGGGGCGTTACGATGTGGTGCTCGCCATGTATCACGACCAGGGGCACATCCCGGTCAAGGTGCACGGATTTGAGCGCAGTGTGAGCGTGAACCTCGGTTTGCCCTTCATTCGTACATCGGTGGACCACGGCACCGCCTTTGACATTGCCTGGCAGGGAAAGGCTCTAGCCACCTCTATGCAGGAGGCCATCCGCACCGCCTTCTCGTTAGGGGTGGAAGGGCGCTTGCCCCTCGCTTAG
- the rpsJ gene encoding 30S ribosomal protein S10 codes for MARQRPRIRIVLRAFDHRILDQSARQIVEVAERTGAVVAGPVPLPTRVKRFCVIRSPHIDKDSREHFELRIHKRLIDVLEPTSKTLETLSRLNMPAGVDIQVKA; via the coding sequence ATGGCTAGACAGCGACCACGCATCCGCATTGTGTTGCGGGCCTTTGACCACCGCATCTTGGACCAGTCGGCCCGGCAAATTGTGGAGGTGGCCGAGCGCACGGGTGCGGTGGTGGCGGGGCCTGTGCCTTTGCCCACGCGCGTAAAGCGTTTCTGCGTGATCCGCTCCCCCCATATTGACAAGGACTCCCGAGAGCATTTCGAGCTGCGCATCCACAAGCGCCTCATTGATGTGCTGGAACCCACCTCCAAGACCCTGGAGACCCTCTCCCGCCTGAATATGCCGGCCGGGGTAGACATCCAGGTGAAAGCTTAG
- the rplC gene encoding 50S ribosomal protein L3 codes for MAIAGLLGKKIGMTQHFQPDGRPVAVTAIQAGPCWVTQVRTQAKDGYTAVQLGFEEVGTLKEGVRLKDLRPADLKPLNRPEAGHLRPVGRLLRHLREVRVDDLGDVQVGQKVSVDIFQPGDLVDVEGRSKGRGFAGVVKRHHFQGGPKTHGQSDRHRAPGSVGSTTFPGRVLKGLRMAGHMGHQRVTVRNLEVVAVDAERNLLLVKGAVPGPVNGLVFIRRAKAAEK; via the coding sequence ATGGCCATCGCTGGTCTTCTGGGCAAAAAGATAGGGATGACCCAACACTTCCAGCCGGACGGACGGCCGGTGGCGGTCACGGCTATCCAGGCGGGGCCGTGCTGGGTCACCCAGGTGCGCACCCAGGCCAAAGACGGCTATACGGCGGTGCAGTTGGGGTTTGAGGAGGTGGGCACCCTCAAGGAGGGGGTGCGCCTGAAGGACCTGCGCCCCGCCGACCTGAAGCCCCTGAACCGTCCGGAGGCGGGGCACCTGCGCCCAGTGGGGCGCCTCCTGCGCCACCTGCGGGAGGTGCGGGTGGACGATTTAGGCGATGTGCAAGTGGGCCAGAAGGTCAGCGTGGACATTTTCCAGCCCGGCGACTTGGTGGATGTGGAGGGGCGCTCCAAGGGGAGGGGCTTCGCCGGTGTTGTCAAGCGCCATCACTTCCAGGGCGGTCCCAAAACCCACGGCCAGAGCGACCGCCACCGTGCTCCTGGCTCCGTCGGCTCCACCACCTTCCCGGGCAGGGTGCTCAAAGGGTTGCGCATGGCCGGGCACATGGGCCATCAGCGGGTAACCGTCCGGAACCTGGAGGTGGTGGCTGTGGACGCGGAGCGCAACTTGCTCTTGGTGAAAGGTGCGGTGCCCGGCCCGGTCAATGGTCTTGTGTTCATCCGCCGGGCTAAGGCCGCCGAGAAGTAG
- the rplD gene encoding 50S ribosomal protein L4: MELPVKNQSGEVVGQVTLNDQVFGLPMNHALVHQVIVAQQANRRVGTHDTKTRGEVSGGGRKPWPQKHTGRARHGSIREPQWRHGGVAFGPHPRDYHQRIPKRMRRLAIKLLLSDKVRSGHITLLDNLSVNGKTKEMVALLQALGISKKCLVVTDTADPKVAAATRNLPSVKSLPAHTLNALDLITYPHLLLTVPAVRRIEALWAQERPRRAAQVA; encoded by the coding sequence ATGGAACTGCCGGTCAAAAACCAAAGCGGTGAAGTGGTGGGGCAGGTCACCCTCAACGACCAGGTGTTCGGCCTGCCCATGAATCACGCTCTGGTGCATCAGGTGATCGTCGCCCAACAGGCTAATCGGCGTGTGGGCACCCACGACACCAAAACGCGGGGAGAGGTGAGCGGGGGCGGGCGGAAGCCCTGGCCCCAGAAGCACACCGGCCGTGCCCGCCACGGAAGTATTCGCGAACCCCAGTGGCGTCACGGGGGGGTGGCCTTCGGTCCCCATCCCAGGGATTATCATCAGCGCATCCCCAAGCGCATGCGCCGTTTGGCCATCAAACTGCTCCTTTCGGATAAGGTGCGCTCAGGCCACATCACCCTTTTGGACAACCTCTCCGTCAACGGCAAGACGAAGGAGATGGTGGCGCTTTTACAGGCCTTGGGCATCAGCAAGAAATGTTTGGTGGTTACCGACACAGCCGACCCGAAGGTGGCCGCTGCCACCCGTAATTTGCCCTCTGTGAAATCCCTCCCTGCCCATACCCTGAACGCTTTAGATTTGATAACCTACCCTCATCTCCTCTTGACCGTGCCCGCTGTGCGTCGGATCGAGGCGCTGTGGGCCCAGGAGCGCCCTCGGCGGGCCGCCCAGGTGGCGTAA
- the rplW gene encoding 50S ribosomal protein L23 — translation MTDIAQLTNVLRRPLITEKSYRLQEQGRYSFEVDPRANKGLIKQAVERLFGVDVVRVNVMWVKGKRKRLGPRWVQKPGYKKAIVTLKPGQKIPILEG, via the coding sequence ATGACCGACATCGCCCAACTGACCAACGTGCTGCGTCGCCCCCTCATCACCGAGAAGTCCTATCGCTTGCAGGAGCAGGGGCGTTACTCCTTTGAGGTGGATCCCCGGGCCAACAAAGGGTTAATTAAGCAGGCGGTGGAGCGCCTGTTTGGGGTGGATGTGGTGCGGGTGAACGTCATGTGGGTGAAGGGGAAGAGAAAGCGCTTGGGCCCCCGCTGGGTGCAGAAGCCTGGCTATAAGAAAGCCATCGTTACCCTCAAGCCTGGTCAGAAAATCCCCATCTTGGAAGGCTAA
- the rplB gene encoding 50S ribosomal protein L2, producing MGLKTMKPVTPGLRAAVLPDFSEITKEEPEKHLLEPLRKSGGRNNQGRITTRHRGGGHKRMYRRIDFKRYDRLNQPAHVIAIEYDPNRTARLALLQYADGERRYILWPLGVKVGDTLMAGPEAEVKPGNALPLRLIPIGTLVHNIELHPGKGGQIVRSAGAAAQILAREERYTLVRLPSGEVRRILGECYATIGQVGNVEHQNVSLGKAGRRRWKGWRPEVRGKAMSPRDHPHGGGEGRNPIGLKGPKTKWGKPALGVKTRRNKKTDRFIVKRRRIGYGAVG from the coding sequence ATGGGACTGAAGACGATGAAGCCCGTTACCCCTGGCCTACGGGCGGCAGTGCTCCCCGACTTCTCCGAAATCACCAAGGAGGAGCCGGAGAAGCACCTTTTAGAGCCTTTGCGCAAGAGCGGCGGGCGCAACAACCAGGGCCGTATCACCACGCGCCACCGGGGGGGCGGGCATAAGCGCATGTATCGGCGCATTGACTTCAAGCGCTATGACCGGCTCAACCAACCGGCGCACGTTATCGCCATTGAATACGACCCTAACCGCACGGCCCGATTGGCTTTGCTTCAATATGCCGATGGGGAGCGTCGGTATATCCTGTGGCCGTTGGGTGTCAAGGTGGGTGACACCCTCATGGCTGGCCCCGAGGCAGAGGTGAAGCCGGGCAATGCTTTGCCCTTGCGCCTTATTCCCATTGGCACCTTGGTGCATAACATTGAGTTGCACCCGGGGAAGGGGGGGCAAATTGTGCGGAGCGCAGGGGCAGCCGCTCAAATCCTAGCCCGTGAGGAGCGGTATACTCTTGTGCGTCTGCCCTCGGGGGAGGTGCGGCGCATCCTGGGGGAATGCTACGCCACCATCGGCCAGGTGGGGAATGTGGAGCACCAAAATGTCAGCCTGGGCAAGGCGGGACGTCGCCGCTGGAAAGGGTGGCGGCCGGAGGTGCGGGGGAAGGCCATGAGCCCTCGCGACCACCCCCACGGAGGCGGAGAGGGGCGTAACCCCATCGGCCTCAAAGGCCCCAAGACCAAGTGGGGCAAGCCTGCCTTAGGTGTGAAAACACGTCGCAACAAGAAGACCGACCGATTCATTGTCAAACGGAGGAGGATCGGCTATGGGGCGGTCGGCTAA
- the rpsS gene encoding 30S ribosomal protein S19 gives MGRSAKKGPFVDPKLLQRVQAARRSGEKVVIKTWSRASMIVPEMVGLTIAVHDGRRHIPVYITENMVGHRLGEFAPTRTFRGHSSRAEKTTGVTKTAS, from the coding sequence ATGGGGCGGTCGGCTAAAAAGGGGCCCTTTGTGGACCCCAAACTGCTTCAGCGTGTGCAGGCGGCGCGACGGAGCGGGGAGAAGGTGGTGATCAAGACTTGGTCCCGGGCATCCATGATTGTGCCGGAGATGGTGGGGCTGACCATCGCCGTCCACGATGGGCGCCGCCACATCCCCGTGTATATCACCGAAAACATGGTGGGGCACCGCCTGGGGGAGTTCGCCCCCACCCGCACCTTCCGCGGCCATTCGTCTCGTGCCGAAAAAACCACGGGCGTCACCAAGACCGCCTCCTAG
- the rplV gene encoding 50S ribosomal protein L22: MPVRAVIKNYGQSPKKVRRVLGLIRGKKVGEAEAILRYIPSPSARAVLKALQSALANAEHNHMLAADDLRIVAAYADDGPRLKRARPQARGRINPILKRTCHITIVVDEEATGGP, translated from the coding sequence ATGCCTGTGCGTGCCGTCATTAAGAACTACGGCCAGTCTCCTAAAAAGGTGCGGCGGGTGCTGGGCCTTATCCGGGGCAAGAAGGTCGGCGAAGCCGAGGCCATCCTGCGGTATATCCCCAGCCCCTCGGCTCGTGCGGTGCTCAAAGCCCTTCAGTCGGCTCTCGCCAACGCCGAGCACAACCACATGCTCGCGGCCGATGACCTGCGCATCGTCGCAGCCTATGCCGACGATGGCCCCCGCTTGAAGCGGGCCCGTCCCCAGGCGCGGGGGCGTATCAATCCTATCCTCAAACGCACCTGCCACATTACCATCGTGGTGGACGAGGAGGCCACAGGTGGGCCATAA